A genomic stretch from Candidatus Izemoplasmatales bacterium includes:
- a CDS encoding DnaJ domain-containing protein, protein MDKRDYYEVLGVGKQATEDEIKKAYRTLAKKYHPDVSTEKDAEAKFKEVQEAYEVLSDGEKRQNYDRFGHQSQ, encoded by the coding sequence ATGGACAAACGCGACTACTACGAAGTGCTGGGCGTCGGCAAGCAGGCGACCGAGGACGAGATCAAGAAGGCGTACCGCACGCTCGCCAAGAAATACCATCCCGACGTCTCCACCGAAAAGGACGCGGAAGCCAAGTTCAAGGAAGTCCAGGAAGCCTACGAGGTCCTCTCCGACGGCGAGAAGCGGCAGAACTACGACCGTTTCGGCCACCAGTCGCAG